A portion of the Kribbella jejuensis genome contains these proteins:
- the treS gene encoding maltose alpha-D-glucosyltransferase translates to MEVSVTDMLPEQHHGLTKSDPLWFKRAVFYEVLVRSFKDSNADGIGDLQGLTEKLDYLEWLGVDCLWLPPFYPSPLRDGGYDISDYTEVMPEIGTVADFGAFLKQAHARGIRVIVDFVMNHTSDQHPWFQASRTDPEGPYGDFYVWSDTDDKYADARIIFVDTETSNWTWDPVRGQYFWHRFYSNQPDLNFENPAVGDAMIEALKFWLDLGVDGFRLDAVPYLFETDGTNCENLPRTHEFLKRVRKEVDANYEDRVLLCEANQWPADVVEYFGDRDSGGDECQMAFHFPVMPRIFMGVRRESRFPISEILAQTPEIPDTCQWGIFLRNHDELTLEMVTDEDRDYMWSEYAQDPRMKANIGIRRRLAPLLDNDTNKMELFTALLLSLPGSPILYYGDEIGMGDNIWLGDRDGVRTPMQWSPDRNASFSTATPGKLTLPVIMDPVYGFQAVNVEAEMENASSLLHWTRRMIQTRKQHPCFGMGTFTDLGGSNPSVLSYVREFGDDVVLCVNNLSRFPQPIELDLRQWQGVEPIELLGGVHFPAIGELPYLLTLGAHGFYWFRLPAVKPEDHEESI, encoded by the coding sequence ATGGAGGTGAGCGTGACCGACATGCTGCCGGAGCAGCACCACGGACTGACGAAGAGTGACCCGCTGTGGTTCAAGCGGGCCGTCTTCTACGAGGTCCTCGTGCGGTCCTTCAAGGACTCGAACGCCGACGGCATCGGCGACCTGCAGGGTCTGACCGAGAAACTCGACTATCTCGAGTGGCTCGGTGTCGACTGCCTCTGGTTACCCCCGTTCTATCCGTCGCCGTTGCGCGACGGCGGCTACGACATCTCCGACTACACCGAAGTGATGCCCGAGATCGGCACGGTCGCCGACTTCGGCGCGTTCCTCAAGCAGGCGCACGCCCGCGGTATCCGGGTGATCGTCGACTTCGTGATGAACCACACCTCCGACCAGCACCCCTGGTTCCAGGCGTCGCGGACAGACCCCGAGGGTCCGTACGGCGACTTCTACGTGTGGTCCGACACCGACGACAAGTACGCCGACGCGCGGATCATCTTCGTCGACACCGAGACCTCGAACTGGACCTGGGACCCGGTCCGCGGGCAGTACTTCTGGCACCGGTTCTACTCCAACCAGCCGGACCTGAACTTCGAGAACCCGGCCGTCGGCGACGCGATGATCGAGGCGCTGAAGTTCTGGCTGGACCTCGGCGTCGACGGTTTCCGGCTGGACGCGGTGCCGTACCTGTTCGAGACCGACGGCACGAACTGCGAGAACCTGCCGCGCACCCATGAGTTCCTGAAGCGGGTCCGCAAGGAGGTGGACGCGAACTACGAGGACCGCGTCCTGCTCTGCGAGGCGAACCAGTGGCCGGCCGACGTGGTCGAGTACTTCGGCGACCGCGACTCCGGTGGCGACGAGTGCCAGATGGCGTTCCACTTCCCGGTGATGCCGCGCATCTTCATGGGCGTCCGCCGGGAGTCCCGGTTCCCGATCTCGGAGATCCTGGCGCAGACGCCGGAGATCCCGGACACCTGCCAGTGGGGCATCTTCCTGCGCAACCACGACGAGCTGACGCTCGAGATGGTCACCGACGAGGACCGCGACTACATGTGGTCGGAGTACGCGCAGGACCCGCGGATGAAGGCGAACATCGGCATCCGCCGCCGGCTGGCGCCGCTGCTGGACAACGACACCAACAAGATGGAGTTGTTCACCGCGCTGCTGCTCAGCCTGCCGGGCTCCCCGATCCTGTACTACGGGGACGAGATCGGCATGGGCGACAACATCTGGCTCGGCGACCGCGACGGTGTCCGGACCCCGATGCAGTGGTCCCCGGACCGCAACGCGTCGTTCTCCACCGCCACCCCGGGCAAGCTCACGCTCCCGGTGATCATGGACCCGGTGTACGGGTTCCAGGCGGTCAATGTCGAGGCGGAGATGGAGAACGCCTCGTCCCTGTTGCACTGGACCCGGCGGATGATCCAGACCCGCAAGCAGCACCCCTGCTTCGGGATGGGCACGTTCACCGACCTCGGCGGCTCGAACCCGAGCGTGCTGTCGTACGTGCGCGAGTTCGGTGACGACGTGGTGCTGTGCGTCAACAACCTGTCCCGGTTCCCGCAGCCGATCGAGCTGGATCTGCGGCAGTGGCAGGGCGTGGAGCCGATCGAACTGCTGGGTGGTGTGCACTTCCCCGCGATCGGTGAGTTGCCCTACCTTCTGACCCTCGGCGCCCACGGTTTCTACTGGTTCCGGCTGCCGGCGGTGAAGCCGGAAGACCACGAGGAGAGCATTTAA
- a CDS encoding maltokinase N-terminal cap-like domain-containing protein, with protein MTSHLDQVQSFCATQRWFGEKGHDVHVEALATSAWLSDAGAWPAVRIGFVYCSGPPGSEFPIRVYQLPLSYHREPADNLGHALVGEWIEQDLDDTEVWVYDALHDKEATPYWLDALTHGRTLDGLEFHPVQAPEGSVEVPEDAQSLVLTVEQSNTSLVFGDVALLKVFRRLEPGSNPGVEIESALTEAGSELVPAVLGSARGRWPRAGGGTDTGELAMMTVFQSNATDGWSFATSSVRDLYAEADLHAEEVGGDFAPESHRLGASTAQVHSELAKALGTDIWEPAKLVEHASAMQRRLDHAASVIPELEPYREGLGRWFDALAAYDQPVTVQRIHGDYHLGQVLRTIDGWKLIDFEGEPAKSLIERRALDTPVKDIAGMLRSFDYAARSLLADHQGDQQIAYRAAEWAARNQQAFCEGYAEVSGTDARQQSVLLNAFLADKVVYEVLYEARNRPTWLQIPLSAAAQLAEQ; from the coding sequence GTGACTTCCCATCTGGACCAGGTCCAGTCCTTCTGCGCGACCCAGCGATGGTTCGGCGAGAAGGGACACGACGTCCACGTCGAAGCGCTGGCCACGTCGGCCTGGCTGTCGGACGCGGGCGCCTGGCCGGCGGTCCGGATCGGGTTCGTCTACTGTTCGGGCCCGCCCGGATCGGAGTTCCCGATCCGGGTGTACCAACTGCCGCTCAGCTATCACCGCGAACCGGCCGACAACCTCGGCCACGCGCTGGTCGGCGAGTGGATCGAGCAGGACCTCGACGACACCGAGGTCTGGGTGTACGACGCGCTGCACGACAAGGAAGCGACGCCGTACTGGCTGGACGCGCTGACTCACGGGCGCACACTGGACGGACTGGAGTTCCATCCCGTCCAGGCACCGGAGGGTTCGGTCGAGGTGCCGGAGGACGCGCAGTCGCTCGTCCTCACCGTCGAGCAGAGCAACACGTCGCTGGTGTTCGGTGACGTGGCCCTGCTGAAGGTGTTCCGCCGGCTCGAGCCCGGGAGCAACCCGGGCGTCGAGATCGAGTCGGCGCTCACCGAGGCCGGATCCGAACTGGTCCCGGCGGTGCTCGGATCCGCACGCGGTCGGTGGCCGCGAGCGGGCGGCGGCACCGACACCGGTGAGCTGGCGATGATGACGGTGTTCCAGAGCAACGCGACCGACGGCTGGTCGTTCGCGACCTCGTCGGTGCGGGACCTGTACGCCGAGGCCGACCTGCACGCCGAGGAGGTCGGCGGTGACTTCGCGCCCGAGTCGCACCGGCTCGGCGCGAGTACGGCACAGGTGCACTCGGAGCTGGCGAAGGCACTCGGCACCGACATCTGGGAGCCGGCCAAGCTGGTCGAGCACGCGTCCGCGATGCAGCGCCGGCTGGACCACGCGGCGTCGGTGATCCCGGAGCTGGAGCCGTACCGCGAGGGTCTCGGGCGGTGGTTCGACGCGTTGGCGGCGTACGACCAGCCCGTCACCGTGCAGCGGATCCACGGCGACTACCACCTCGGGCAGGTGCTGCGCACGATCGACGGCTGGAAGCTGATCGACTTCGAGGGGGAGCCGGCCAAGTCGCTGATCGAGCGGCGCGCGCTGGACACCCCGGTGAAGGACATCGCCGGGATGCTGCGCTCGTTCGACTACGCAGCCCGGTCGTTGCTGGCCGACCACCAGGGCGATCAGCAGATCGCGTACCGGGCGGCCGAATGGGCGGCCCGCAACCAGCAGGCGTTCTGCGAGGGGTACGCGGAGGTGTCCGGCACCGACGCGCGGCAGCAGAGCGTGCTGCTGAACGCGTTCCTGGCCGACAAGGTCGTGTACGAGGTCCTCTACGAGGCCCGCAATCGTCCCACCTGGCTCCAGATCCCACTGTCCGCAGCCGCCCAGCTGGCCGAGCAGTAA
- the glgB gene encoding 1,4-alpha-glucan branching protein GlgB: MSEREPFEAPVVPADEPVVTAVAVDRTALERLVAGTFHDPHQILGPHLGEHGVTVRALRPYAKSVTVLYDDQRLELRHEFEGVWVGVLDTDKVPDYRLEVTYTDGPATEVDDPYRYLPSLGEVDLHLIGEGRHEQLWTVLGAHVRRYDGPGGQVTGTSFAVWAPNAQGIRLTADFNFWDGRAHPMRSLGGSGVWELFVPGVGPGTRYKFDICGRDGVWRQKADPMANLAETPPANASVVHESTYEWGDDAWIQQRARSQAYAEPMSVYEVHLGSWRKGRSYRELADELVAYVNDMGFTHVEFMPVMEHPFGGSWGYQVTSYFAPTSRFGDPDDFRQLVDRLHQAGIGVIVDWVPAHFPKDAWALARFDGTPLYEHPDPRRGEQPDWGTLVFDFGRPQVRNFLVANAIYWAEEFHIDGLRVDAVASMLYLDYSRQEGQWVPNQYGGRENLEAVSFLQEMNATLYKRVPGVITVAEESTSWPGVTRATHLGGLGFGFKWNMGWMNDSLRYLEHEPVHRQYHHHEMTFSMMYAYSENFVLPLSHDEVVHGKGSLLRKMPGDRWQQLANLRAYLAMMWAHPGKQLLFMGCEFGQESEWSEKGELDWWLLEHSDHKGLQDLVRDLNAVYKDNPALWGTDHDAEKFSWIDANDAGNNVFSFVRYGSEGEPTVACITNFSAIPHHGYRLGLPYAGRWEEVVNTDANSYGGSGVGNYGAVEANGTEWHGLPSSTELSVPPLATVYLRFTG; encoded by the coding sequence ATGAGCGAGCGTGAACCCTTCGAAGCGCCCGTGGTGCCGGCCGACGAGCCGGTGGTGACCGCGGTGGCGGTCGACCGGACCGCGCTGGAGCGGCTGGTGGCGGGCACGTTCCACGATCCGCATCAGATCCTCGGCCCGCATCTGGGTGAGCACGGGGTCACGGTGCGGGCGCTGCGGCCGTACGCGAAGAGCGTCACCGTGCTGTACGACGACCAGCGGCTCGAGCTGCGGCACGAGTTCGAGGGCGTCTGGGTCGGTGTCCTGGACACCGACAAGGTGCCGGACTACCGCCTCGAGGTCACCTACACCGACGGGCCCGCGACCGAGGTCGACGACCCGTACCGGTACCTGCCGTCGCTCGGCGAGGTCGACCTGCACCTGATCGGCGAGGGCCGGCACGAGCAGCTGTGGACGGTGCTCGGCGCGCACGTGCGCCGCTACGACGGCCCGGGTGGCCAGGTCACCGGGACGTCGTTCGCGGTCTGGGCGCCGAACGCACAGGGCATCCGGCTGACCGCGGACTTCAATTTCTGGGACGGCCGCGCGCATCCGATGCGGTCGCTGGGCGGCTCCGGCGTGTGGGAGCTGTTCGTCCCCGGCGTCGGCCCCGGCACCCGGTACAAGTTCGACATCTGCGGGCGCGACGGTGTCTGGCGGCAGAAGGCCGACCCGATGGCGAACCTGGCCGAGACGCCCCCGGCGAACGCGTCGGTCGTCCACGAGTCGACGTACGAGTGGGGCGACGACGCGTGGATCCAGCAGCGCGCGCGGAGCCAGGCGTACGCCGAGCCGATGAGCGTGTACGAAGTACATCTCGGCTCCTGGCGCAAGGGCAGGTCGTACCGCGAACTCGCCGACGAGCTCGTTGCCTATGTCAACGACATGGGGTTCACCCATGTCGAGTTCATGCCGGTGATGGAGCACCCGTTCGGCGGCTCCTGGGGCTACCAGGTCACGTCGTACTTCGCGCCGACCTCGCGGTTCGGTGACCCGGACGACTTCCGGCAGCTCGTCGACCGGCTGCACCAGGCCGGGATCGGCGTGATCGTGGACTGGGTGCCGGCGCACTTCCCGAAGGACGCCTGGGCGCTGGCCCGGTTCGACGGTACGCCGCTGTACGAGCACCCGGATCCGCGCCGCGGCGAGCAGCCCGACTGGGGCACGCTGGTGTTCGACTTCGGCCGCCCACAGGTACGGAACTTCCTGGTCGCGAACGCGATCTACTGGGCCGAGGAGTTCCACATCGACGGCCTGCGCGTCGACGCGGTCGCCTCGATGCTGTACCTGGACTACTCGCGCCAAGAGGGCCAGTGGGTCCCGAACCAGTACGGCGGCCGCGAGAACCTGGAGGCCGTCTCGTTCCTGCAGGAGATGAACGCGACGCTGTACAAGCGCGTCCCGGGCGTGATCACGGTTGCCGAGGAGTCGACGTCCTGGCCGGGGGTCACCCGCGCGACGCACCTCGGCGGGCTCGGGTTCGGGTTCAAGTGGAACATGGGCTGGATGAACGACTCGCTCCGCTACCTGGAGCACGAGCCGGTGCACCGGCAGTACCACCACCACGAGATGACGTTCTCGATGATGTACGCGTACTCCGAGAACTTCGTCCTCCCGCTCTCCCACGACGAGGTCGTGCACGGCAAGGGCTCGCTGCTGCGCAAGATGCCCGGTGACCGCTGGCAGCAGCTGGCGAACCTGCGCGCGTACCTGGCGATGATGTGGGCGCATCCGGGCAAGCAGCTGCTGTTCATGGGGTGTGAGTTCGGCCAGGAGTCGGAGTGGTCGGAGAAGGGCGAGCTCGACTGGTGGCTGCTGGAACACAGTGACCACAAGGGCCTGCAGGACCTGGTCCGCGACCTGAACGCGGTGTACAAGGACAACCCGGCGCTGTGGGGTACCGACCACGACGCGGAGAAGTTCAGCTGGATCGACGCGAACGACGCCGGCAACAACGTGTTCTCGTTCGTGCGGTACGGCTCCGAAGGTGAGCCGACCGTTGCCTGCATCACGAACTTCTCCGCGATCCCGCACCACGGGTACCGGCTCGGCCTGCCGTACGCGGGCCGCTGGGAAGAGGTCGTGAACACCGACGCGAACTCGTACGGCGGGTCCGGGGTCGGCAACTACGGCGCGGTCGAGGCGAACGGGACCGAGTGGCACGGGCTGCCGTCGAGCACGGAGCTGTCCGTACCACCCCTGGCGACGGTGTACCTGCGCTTCACCGGGTAG
- a CDS encoding NUDIX hydrolase: MTVDPLSDGELTLRPSEPNGQITKFTVEHHFPGHTGDTMGTVEVHRTTPGVALVVWSLEGGPGVAEQALRLVAEYAFGELGLERLQVEVDPALHTSARVAIRSGFRREGVLRGAALVDGERRDIAIYGMRAGDPRPDTVTGWTALMDSALPKKRVIAHVVVRDTAGRVLLCQVSYKKDLELPGGVVEPDEDPATGASREMEEELGTALPLLGILAIDWLPRWEGWGDAVEILYDGGVHDPSLIDRLHPDGFEIKGIAWRAPDELAGLVSPLNARRLPLLLASPDQLHNLSNGSPISD; the protein is encoded by the coding sequence GTGACCGTAGATCCGCTGTCCGATGGTGAGCTGACTCTGCGACCTTCGGAGCCGAACGGACAAATCACGAAGTTCACGGTCGAGCATCACTTCCCCGGCCACACCGGCGACACCATGGGCACGGTGGAGGTGCACCGGACCACGCCAGGAGTCGCTCTGGTCGTCTGGTCGCTCGAAGGCGGCCCCGGTGTGGCGGAGCAGGCTCTGCGGCTCGTCGCGGAGTACGCGTTCGGCGAGCTCGGGCTGGAGCGGTTGCAGGTCGAGGTGGATCCCGCGCTGCACACGTCGGCGCGGGTCGCGATCCGGTCGGGTTTCCGGCGCGAAGGCGTACTGCGTGGGGCCGCGCTGGTGGACGGTGAACGCCGGGACATCGCGATCTACGGGATGCGCGCCGGCGATCCGCGGCCGGACACCGTGACGGGCTGGACGGCGTTGATGGATTCGGCGCTGCCGAAGAAGCGCGTGATCGCGCACGTCGTCGTCCGGGACACGGCCGGCCGGGTGCTGCTGTGCCAGGTCAGCTACAAGAAGGACCTGGAGCTGCCGGGTGGTGTGGTCGAGCCGGACGAGGATCCGGCGACCGGTGCGTCCCGGGAGATGGAGGAGGAGCTCGGTACGGCGTTGCCGCTGCTCGGGATCCTCGCGATCGACTGGCTGCCGCGCTGGGAGGGCTGGGGCGACGCGGTCGAGATCCTGTACGACGGCGGCGTCCACGACCCGTCGCTGATCGACCGTCTCCACCCGGACGGCTTCGAGATCAAGGGCATCGCGTGGCGCGCGCCGGATGAACTGGCCGGACTGGTCTCACCGTTGAACGCCCGCCGCCTGCCGCTGCTCCTCGCGTCCCCCGACCAGCTTCACAACCTGAGCAACGGTTCGCCCATCAGCGATTGA
- a CDS encoding phosphotransferase has protein sequence MELIGQGMEGAVYDLGDGTVRKVWFDRRPEDVLPLKAFLDELPELPFRTPRIRSVDAGHDGLAISVEDKLVGVPLSEAGLAESVALDAFVSVVEALRSAQPGPASTLLPVVGEAFWVGSWGESLAALVLRRAAASNVFLERDVRGFPELLEETVADLAQLGGQRQLNVVHGDVCPPNVLMDGARVAAVLDWGFWSTAGDSTFEASLAAGFFDMYSPDARRLDNLLTERFVELGHDRQLMRLYRRAYAIVTATIYDENAGDGHYQWCVGQLNR, from the coding sequence GTGGAGCTGATCGGGCAGGGGATGGAAGGTGCCGTCTACGACCTCGGGGACGGGACCGTGCGCAAGGTCTGGTTCGATCGGCGGCCCGAGGACGTGTTGCCGTTGAAGGCGTTTCTGGACGAGTTGCCGGAGTTACCGTTCCGGACGCCGCGGATTCGCTCGGTCGACGCCGGGCACGATGGGCTGGCGATCAGCGTGGAGGACAAGCTGGTCGGGGTGCCGCTGTCCGAGGCCGGGTTGGCTGAGTCGGTGGCGCTGGATGCGTTCGTTTCCGTCGTCGAGGCCCTGCGGTCCGCGCAGCCTGGCCCGGCCAGCACGTTGTTGCCGGTGGTAGGTGAGGCGTTTTGGGTGGGGTCGTGGGGTGAGAGTCTGGCTGCCTTGGTACTGCGGCGTGCTGCAGCCTCGAACGTCTTTCTGGAGCGGGACGTCCGTGGTTTCCCTGAACTGCTGGAAGAAACAGTGGCCGACCTGGCCCAGCTCGGGGGTCAGCGGCAGTTGAATGTGGTGCATGGGGATGTTTGTCCGCCGAACGTGTTGATGGACGGGGCGCGGGTGGCGGCGGTGCTGGACTGGGGATTTTGGTCGACGGCGGGCGACAGTACGTTCGAGGCCTCGCTGGCGGCGGGGTTCTTCGACATGTATTCGCCGGACGCACGGCGGCTCGATAATCTGCTGACCGAGCGGTTCGTCGAGTTGGGGCACGATCGGCAGCTGATGCGGCTCTACCGGCGGGCGTACGCGATCGTCACCGCCACGATCTACGACGAGAACGCGGGTGACGGGCACTATCAGTGGTGTGTCGGCCAGCTCAATCGCTGA
- a CDS encoding RNA polymerase subunit sigma-70 — MSEFSELAEPFRKELLAHCYRMLAAVHEAEDAVQETYLRAWRAWDDFEGRSSVRVWLYRIATNVCLTALEQRGRRALPSGIVAPSTDFGGTPAPVPAGIGWIEPIAESLVAADPASIVTQRESLRLALIAALQYLPPKQRAVLILREVLGFPAAEVASMLDTSVAAVKSTLQRARARIDETAPTQGEVYEPTDPAARALLDDYIAGFENADTAALERALRADAALEMVGTTTWFDGMVSCLKVMSDAAGEPGDWRMIPIIANGQPAVGSYYKGEPYGIAVLTPAPGGLTHIHVFSTPSLVMHFGLPATAPAR; from the coding sequence GTGAGCGAATTCTCCGAGCTGGCGGAGCCGTTCCGGAAGGAGCTGCTGGCGCACTGCTACCGGATGCTCGCGGCCGTGCACGAGGCCGAGGACGCCGTCCAGGAGACGTACCTGCGGGCCTGGCGGGCCTGGGACGACTTCGAGGGCCGGTCGTCGGTGCGGGTCTGGCTGTACCGGATCGCGACCAACGTCTGCCTGACCGCGCTCGAACAGCGCGGCCGGCGCGCGCTCCCGTCCGGAATCGTTGCCCCGAGCACCGATTTTGGCGGGACTCCGGCACCGGTGCCGGCGGGCATCGGCTGGATCGAGCCGATCGCGGAGTCACTGGTGGCTGCCGATCCCGCCTCGATCGTGACGCAGCGGGAGAGCCTGCGGTTGGCGCTGATCGCGGCGTTGCAGTACCTGCCGCCGAAGCAGCGCGCCGTACTGATCCTGCGTGAGGTGCTCGGGTTCCCGGCTGCCGAGGTCGCGAGCATGCTCGACACCTCGGTCGCGGCGGTGAAGAGCACGCTGCAACGCGCGCGGGCCCGGATCGACGAGACGGCTCCGACACAGGGCGAGGTCTACGAACCCACCGATCCCGCGGCCCGGGCGCTGCTCGACGACTACATCGCCGGCTTCGAGAACGCCGACACCGCCGCTCTCGAACGGGCGCTCCGCGCCGACGCGGCGCTCGAGATGGTCGGTACGACGACCTGGTTCGACGGCATGGTCTCCTGCCTGAAGGTGATGTCGGACGCGGCCGGCGAACCCGGCGACTGGCGGATGATCCCGATCATCGCGAACGGCCAGCCCGCCGTCGGCTCGTACTACAAGGGTGAGCCGTACGGCATCGCCGTCCTCACGCCTGCGCCCGGCGGCCTCACCCATATCCACGTTTTCAGCACCCCCTCGCTGGTCATGCACTTCGGGTTGCCTGCTACAGCTCCTGCACGGTGA
- a CDS encoding MFS transporter, whose product MIATTTEATGQTSVRRYLVLLICCASLLISVMDISIVNMALPAIRDDLHASTAGLQWTVDAYTLVLASFLMLAGSTADRYGRKRMFRLGLSVFGLGSLLCSLAPGIDTLIAARAVQAVGGTMLNPVAMAIVVGVFPDRAERARAIGIFGATAGLSLVLGPILGGALVDGPGWRSIFWVNLPIVVLAVIFTSRYVPESRAAHGRRFDPIGQLLVVLLLGGVVTAIIESEKHGWAAPPIIALLVVAAIAAVTLIQYERRRTEPMLELRLFRSVPFSSAVVIALVAYSGFGVFLFITTLYLQSVRHLSALDAGLSLLPVGLLICVLSPLTGRVVGAHGPRLPLTVAGTALALGAAASLTIGLTTPLPIVLAIFLLFGVFLGTVNPPIANSAVSGMPASMAGLAGSLASVGRQTGTSLGVAVAGSIVGATATTDPHRFVRAAHTVWWPMIAVGLVVVALALISTSRRARLTVQEL is encoded by the coding sequence ATGATCGCCACAACAACCGAGGCCACTGGTCAGACCAGTGTACGGAGGTACCTGGTCCTCCTCATCTGCTGCGCGAGCCTGCTGATCTCGGTGATGGACATCTCGATCGTCAACATGGCCCTGCCCGCGATCCGCGACGACCTGCACGCCTCGACGGCCGGGCTGCAGTGGACCGTGGACGCCTACACCCTGGTGCTCGCGAGCTTCCTGATGCTGGCCGGCTCGACTGCGGACCGGTACGGCCGGAAGCGGATGTTCCGCCTCGGCCTGAGCGTCTTCGGGCTCGGCTCACTACTCTGCAGCCTCGCGCCCGGAATCGACACGCTGATCGCCGCCCGCGCCGTGCAGGCGGTCGGCGGCACGATGCTCAACCCGGTCGCGATGGCGATCGTGGTCGGCGTCTTCCCGGACCGTGCGGAACGGGCCCGCGCGATCGGTATCTTCGGCGCCACCGCGGGACTCTCGCTCGTCCTCGGTCCGATCCTCGGTGGCGCGCTCGTCGACGGTCCCGGCTGGCGCTCGATCTTCTGGGTGAACCTGCCGATCGTCGTGCTCGCGGTGATCTTCACCAGCCGGTACGTCCCGGAGTCCCGCGCCGCACACGGCCGGCGCTTCGACCCGATCGGTCAGCTCCTCGTCGTACTGCTGCTCGGCGGCGTCGTCACCGCGATCATCGAGTCCGAGAAGCACGGCTGGGCCGCCCCGCCGATCATCGCCCTGCTCGTCGTCGCCGCCATCGCGGCCGTCACGCTGATCCAGTACGAACGCCGCCGCACCGAACCGATGCTCGAGCTCCGCCTCTTCCGCAGCGTCCCGTTCAGCTCGGCCGTGGTGATCGCGCTCGTCGCGTACAGCGGCTTCGGCGTCTTCCTGTTCATCACCACGCTCTACCTGCAGAGCGTCCGCCACCTGTCCGCGCTCGACGCCGGCCTCAGCCTGCTCCCGGTCGGCCTGCTGATCTGCGTACTCTCACCACTCACCGGCCGAGTGGTCGGCGCCCACGGTCCGCGCCTACCGCTCACCGTCGCCGGTACGGCGCTCGCACTAGGGGCGGCGGCCTCGCTCACGATCGGGTTGACCACCCCGCTTCCGATCGTGCTCGCGATCTTCCTGCTGTTCGGCGTGTTCCTCGGCACGGTCAACCCGCCGATCGCGAACTCCGCGGTGTCCGGTATGCCCGCGTCGATGGCCGGCCTGGCGGGCTCGCTCGCCTCGGTCGGCCGTCAGACCGGTACGTCGCTCGGCGTCGCGGTGGCCGGCTCGATCGTCGGCGCGACCGCGACCACCGACCCACACCGCTTCGTCCGCGCGGCGCACACCGTGTGGTGGCCGATGATCGCCGTCGGCCTCGTCGTCGTCGCACTCGCCCTGATCAGCACCAGCCGCCGCGCCCGCCTCACCGTGCAGGAGCTGTAG
- a CDS encoding MerR family transcriptional regulator yields the protein MLEVNERGISIAEAAERTGVSVHTLRYYERAGLVITTVDRTAGGRRRYRQVDLDWIKICTKFRATGMPIRTIRKYAELVTAGRGNEKDRLELLEMHRAEILTQLAELQESLELIDHKIDVYKGRLQAGDADRLWAPTPEN from the coding sequence GTGCTCGAAGTCAACGAACGCGGAATCAGCATCGCCGAAGCCGCCGAACGCACCGGCGTCAGCGTCCACACCCTGCGGTACTACGAACGCGCCGGGCTGGTCATCACCACGGTCGACCGCACCGCGGGCGGCCGCCGCCGGTACCGCCAGGTCGACCTCGACTGGATCAAGATCTGCACCAAGTTCCGGGCCACCGGCATGCCGATCCGCACCATCCGCAAGTACGCCGAACTCGTCACCGCGGGCCGAGGGAACGAGAAGGATCGCCTCGAACTCCTGGAGATGCACCGCGCCGAAATCCTGACCCAACTGGCCGAACTCCAGGAAAGCCTCGAACTCATCGACCACAAGATCGACGTCTACAAAGGTCGACTCCAAGCCGGTGACGCCGATCGTCTGTGGGCACCTACTCCAGAGAACTGA